Proteins from one Nitrobacteraceae bacterium AZCC 2146 genomic window:
- a CDS encoding putative RNA methylase (product_source=COG2263; cath_funfam=3.40.50.300; cog=COG2263; pfam=PF13871,PF13872; superfamily=52540,53335) has product MTPTSVSVAAAAPLSVASSSVTKAGAMARAALDLLSHLERGKRIDAPILRTAMENAFGASDADGGWDWKTAYDACEAATVLFLRKFGPVMRARAASPAAMLPMLAKIANLLPTHTRRSEESEALQQFSTPILLGLAASTAAAITPADVVLEPSAGTGLLALLAELSGARLVLNELAETRAGLLSLLFPGIAVTRFDAAHIDDHLDNSVKPSVVLMNPPFSAVANADRRMADAALRHIASALARLPEGGRLVAITGASCSPDNPVWTNAFVRLQERGRIVFSAAVAGAVFAKHGTTIETRLTVIDRLPADDATAFPSSPGVTPDVATLLGWVTDYVPSRLPFATTVAVPPITRPAIPRTVRAYAMRPSGISVPTSDPAAVELAYETVAWTPAEGGRITVALYEEYGLQSIRIPGSQPHPTKLVQSAAMASVVPPIPSYRPHLPTNVIMGGLLSDAQLESVIYAGEAHCQLLAGSWTVDETYDLVCAARDDADNVVQFRRGWFLGDGTGAGKGRQVAGILLDNWLKGRRRAVWISKSDKLIEDAQRDWSALGMERLLVTPLSRFRQGTPIRLEQGVLFTTYATLRSDARDEKVSRVKQIVEWLGTDFDGVIIFDESHAMQNAAGGKGERGDQAASQQGRAGLRLQHALPNARIVYVSATGATTVHNLAYAQRLGLWGGEDFPFATRSEFVEAIEAGGVAAMEVLARDLKALGLYTARSLSYEGIEYEMIEHQLTDEQIRIYDSYAGAFAIIHNNLTAAMRAANITGATGTLNAQAKSAARSAFESAKQRFFNHLITAMKTPSLIASIERDLRDGHAAVIQIVSTGEALMERRLAEIPTEEWGDVQVDITPREYVLDYLAHSFPTQLYEPVTDSEGNLLSRPAFRAGQPVQCRDAVARRDRLIEKLASLTPVHGALDQIVQRFGTDIVAEVTGRSRRIIRKLGNDGVDRLAVENRAGSANLGETQAFMDDVKRILVFSDAGGTGRSYHAELSAKNRRLRVHYLLEAGWKADAAIQGLGRTNRTNQAQPPLFRPIATNVKAEKRFLSTIARRLDTLGAITKGQRQTGGQGLFRPEDNLESHYARDALRQLYLLLVTGKVTDCSLGAFEDATGLKLTDSNGIKDELPPIATFLNRLLALTIDLQNILFTAFEQLLTARIEGAIASGTYDVGLETLTAESFVVAGRQTIYTHPGTSAETRLLTVTQRERNRPVTLDEALERLSDPRAVLLVNSQSGRAAVQVPARSLMLDDGEVEHRVRLIRPTEYPTIPLAMMPQTHWREADRHAFARAWEAEVAGVPEFTDSEIHIVAGLLLPIWKRLPNESARVYRLQTDTGERIIGRKVSPTWVASALEAGTSSLSPDAAFATLIDGKTILDLAEGLQVRRVRVMGANRIELIGFTDTMRDRLRAYGLFGEIISWKLRFFVPVDATGPAILAKVLECYPIARIADRAAA; this is encoded by the coding sequence ATGACACCGACTTCCGTCTCCGTGGCCGCTGCCGCGCCGCTTTCCGTTGCGTCCAGCTCCGTGACGAAGGCCGGCGCGATGGCCAGGGCCGCGCTGGATCTTCTTAGTCATCTCGAGCGCGGTAAGCGCATCGACGCGCCCATATTGCGCACGGCAATGGAGAACGCCTTCGGGGCCTCCGATGCCGACGGCGGATGGGACTGGAAGACGGCCTACGACGCTTGTGAAGCAGCCACCGTCCTGTTCCTTCGGAAGTTCGGTCCGGTCATGCGCGCGCGTGCGGCTTCGCCGGCCGCGATGCTGCCGATGCTGGCAAAGATCGCCAACCTTCTTCCCACCCACACCCGCCGTTCCGAGGAGAGCGAAGCGCTCCAGCAGTTCAGTACACCGATTCTGCTTGGGCTTGCGGCCAGCACCGCCGCCGCCATCACGCCGGCGGATGTTGTGCTCGAGCCTTCGGCCGGTACCGGTCTGCTCGCCCTCCTGGCCGAGCTGTCGGGCGCACGCCTCGTTCTCAACGAACTCGCCGAAACTCGGGCAGGGCTTCTTTCACTTCTCTTTCCCGGCATCGCCGTCACCCGTTTCGACGCCGCGCACATCGACGATCACCTCGATAACAGCGTCAAGCCAAGCGTGGTGCTGATGAACCCGCCATTTTCGGCCGTCGCCAACGCCGATCGCCGCATGGCGGACGCTGCCTTGCGGCACATTGCGTCGGCCTTGGCGCGGCTGCCCGAAGGCGGCCGGCTGGTCGCGATCACCGGGGCGAGTTGTTCCCCGGACAATCCGGTCTGGACCAACGCCTTCGTCCGGTTGCAGGAACGCGGGCGCATCGTCTTCAGCGCCGCCGTTGCTGGAGCGGTCTTCGCCAAGCACGGCACCACCATCGAGACCCGCCTGACCGTGATTGACCGGTTGCCCGCGGACGATGCGACCGCATTTCCGTCGTCCCCTGGCGTGACGCCGGACGTAGCCACACTCCTTGGCTGGGTTACGGACTACGTTCCATCACGGTTGCCGTTCGCGACGACTGTTGCCGTCCCGCCGATCACGCGTCCGGCCATTCCGCGAACGGTCCGCGCCTACGCCATGCGCCCATCCGGCATCTCGGTTCCCACATCGGATCCCGCAGCGGTTGAGCTCGCCTATGAGACCGTCGCATGGACACCGGCTGAGGGAGGCCGGATCACGGTAGCGCTTTATGAAGAATACGGATTGCAGTCGATCCGTATTCCCGGCTCTCAGCCACATCCCACGAAGCTGGTGCAATCCGCCGCCATGGCGTCCGTCGTGCCGCCGATCCCTTCCTATCGGCCGCACCTTCCGACAAACGTCATCATGGGCGGCCTCTTGTCCGACGCTCAGCTTGAGTCCGTCATTTATGCGGGCGAGGCGCATTGCCAGCTCCTTGCGGGATCTTGGACCGTGGACGAGACCTATGACCTGGTCTGTGCGGCGCGCGACGATGCGGACAATGTCGTGCAATTTCGGCGTGGCTGGTTTTTGGGAGATGGCACCGGCGCGGGCAAGGGCCGACAGGTCGCCGGCATCCTGCTCGACAACTGGCTGAAGGGCCGCCGCCGCGCGGTTTGGATCAGCAAGTCCGACAAGCTAATCGAGGACGCACAGCGCGACTGGTCGGCGCTCGGCATGGAACGGCTGCTGGTCACGCCGTTGTCGCGGTTCCGCCAGGGCACACCGATCCGTCTGGAGCAGGGTGTCCTTTTCACCACCTACGCCACGCTGCGATCCGACGCGCGCGACGAGAAGGTTTCGCGGGTCAAACAGATCGTGGAATGGTTGGGCACCGATTTTGATGGTGTCATCATTTTCGATGAGAGCCACGCGATGCAGAATGCCGCAGGCGGCAAGGGTGAACGCGGCGACCAGGCCGCGTCGCAGCAGGGCCGTGCGGGGCTTCGCCTTCAGCATGCGCTGCCGAACGCGCGCATTGTCTATGTCTCGGCGACCGGCGCCACCACAGTTCATAACCTCGCCTACGCTCAGCGCCTCGGGCTCTGGGGCGGCGAAGACTTTCCGTTCGCGACACGCAGCGAGTTCGTCGAGGCAATCGAGGCGGGCGGTGTCGCGGCGATGGAGGTGCTGGCGCGCGACCTCAAGGCGCTCGGTCTCTACACGGCGCGGTCGCTGTCGTACGAAGGCATCGAGTATGAGATGATCGAGCATCAGCTCACTGATGAGCAAATCCGCATCTATGACAGCTATGCCGGCGCCTTCGCGATCATTCATAACAATCTCACCGCGGCCATGCGCGCGGCGAACATCACCGGCGCGACCGGCACGCTGAACGCGCAGGCCAAGTCCGCCGCCAGATCAGCGTTCGAATCGGCGAAACAGCGCTTCTTCAATCATCTCATCACGGCTATGAAGACGCCGTCGCTAATCGCGTCAATCGAGCGCGATTTGAGGGACGGCCATGCCGCTGTCATCCAGATCGTCTCGACCGGCGAGGCGTTGATGGAACGTCGGCTTGCCGAAATCCCGACCGAGGAATGGGGTGACGTCCAGGTCGACATTACGCCACGCGAATATGTGCTGGATTATCTCGCGCACAGCTTCCCTACCCAACTCTACGAGCCCGTTACCGATAGCGAAGGTAATCTGTTGTCGCGCCCGGCCTTCCGAGCTGGGCAGCCGGTGCAATGCCGGGATGCCGTCGCGCGTCGCGATCGCTTGATCGAGAAGCTGGCGTCGTTGACGCCGGTTCACGGTGCGCTCGACCAGATCGTGCAGCGCTTCGGCACTGACATCGTGGCCGAGGTGACGGGCCGCTCGCGCAGGATCATCCGCAAGCTAGGGAATGATGGCGTCGATCGATTGGCCGTCGAGAACCGTGCCGGCTCCGCCAATCTCGGCGAAACCCAGGCGTTCATGGATGACGTCAAACGCATCCTTGTATTCTCCGACGCCGGTGGTACTGGGCGTTCCTATCACGCGGAGCTGTCGGCGAAGAATCGAAGGCTGCGCGTGCACTACCTACTCGAAGCCGGATGGAAAGCCGACGCCGCAATCCAGGGACTCGGCCGCACCAATCGCACCAATCAGGCGCAACCGCCTCTGTTCAGGCCCATCGCCACCAATGTGAAGGCCGAGAAACGCTTTCTCTCGACCATCGCTCGCCGTCTCGACACGTTGGGCGCCATCACCAAGGGCCAGCGCCAGACCGGCGGGCAGGGCCTGTTCAGGCCAGAGGATAATCTGGAGAGCCACTACGCACGGGACGCGCTGCGTCAGCTCTACCTTTTGCTGGTTACCGGCAAGGTCACGGATTGTTCGCTAGGGGCGTTCGAGGACGCAACCGGGCTGAAGCTCACCGACTCCAACGGCATCAAGGATGAGCTGCCGCCGATCGCGACATTCCTGAATCGCCTGCTGGCATTGACCATCGATCTCCAGAACATCCTGTTCACGGCGTTCGAGCAGTTGCTGACCGCACGGATCGAGGGCGCAATTGCATCCGGCACTTATGATGTTGGACTGGAGACGCTGACGGCCGAGAGCTTCGTCGTGGCCGGTCGGCAGACGATCTACACTCATCCCGGCACGTCTGCCGAGACCCGGCTGCTCACAGTCACCCAGCGCGAGCGCAACCGTCCGGTCACACTCGATGAAGCGCTGGAGCGTCTGTCCGATCCTCGCGCGGTCCTTCTGGTCAACAGCCAGTCGGGCCGTGCCGCTGTGCAGGTCCCGGCCCGCAGTCTCATGCTCGACGATGGCGAGGTCGAACACCGGGTTCGCCTCATTCGCCCGACGGAATATCCCACCATACCGCTGGCAATGATGCCACAGACCCATTGGCGGGAAGCCGACCGCCATGCCTTCGCCCGGGCCTGGGAGGCCGAAGTCGCCGGGGTTCCGGAGTTCACCGACAGCGAGATCCACATCGTTGCCGGTTTACTGTTGCCGATCTGGAAGCGCCTGCCGAACGAGTCGGCACGGGTGTATCGGCTGCAGACCGACACCGGCGAGCGTATCATTGGCCGCAAGGTCTCACCCACGTGGGTCGCCAGTGCGCTGGAAGCCGGGACGTCGAGTCTTTCCCCAGACGCCGCCTTCGCCACGCTGATCGATGGCAAGACGATTCTCGATCTCGCCGAGGGTCTTCAGGTCAGACGCGTCCGCGTGATGGGCGCGAACCGCATCGAGCTAATCGGCTTCACCGACACGATGCGGGATCGGCTGCGCGCCTACGGCCTGTTCGGCGAGATCATTTCGTGGAAGCTGCGTTTCTTTGTGCCGGTCGATGCGACCGGTCCTGCGATCCTCGCCAAAGTTTTGGAGTGCTATCCGATTGCGCGCATCGCCGATCGGGCGGCGGCGTGA
- a CDS encoding hypothetical protein (product_source=Hypo-rule applied; superfamily=158366), producing MNDQKLKRRVVTPAEREALKVFGQVKTEKAVSEHEKAQKAFHENRERLKALRLAREAAEKAKGT from the coding sequence ATGAACGACCAAAAGCTCAAACGACGAGTCGTCACGCCAGCCGAACGAGAGGCGCTGAAAGTATTCGGGCAGGTCAAGACCGAGAAAGCAGTAAGTGAGCATGAAAAGGCACAAAAGGCGTTTCACGAGAATCGCGAACGCTTGAAGGCATTGCGATTGGCGCGGGAAGCCGCCGAAAAGGCAAAGGGAACATGA
- a CDS encoding hypothetical protein (product_source=Hypo-rule applied), which translates to MTPTLFLSVFTIEIGAKPTVTFEAKSLHEANEICNAPWLREDFTSAHSNGAPLWDGKALLRARMGYADEIATFGDASKDAQPSDGMLMVYLVELDDNDSAENSEPSSFPQQR; encoded by the coding sequence ATGACGCCCACGCTTTTTCTTTCGGTCTTTACGATCGAGATCGGCGCTAAGCCAACGGTGACGTTCGAAGCAAAAAGCCTCCATGAAGCAAACGAGATTTGCAACGCGCCGTGGCTACGTGAAGATTTCACGTCAGCACATTCCAACGGCGCACCGTTGTGGGATGGCAAAGCCCTGCTGAGAGCACGCATGGGCTACGCGGATGAGATCGCAACATTCGGCGATGCTTCCAAAGATGCTCAACCATCTGATGGAATGTTGATGGTCTATCTCGTCGAATTGGACGACAATGACAGCGCAGAGAATTCCGAACCCAGTTCATTTCCACAACAGCGTTGA
- a CDS encoding ParB family chromosome partitioning protein (product_source=KO:K03497; cath_funfam=1.10.10.10,2.60.260.20; cog=COG1475; ko=KO:K03497; pfam=PF02195; smart=SM00470; superfamily=109709,110849; tigrfam=TIGR00180), translating to MLVTGWRSRESLSAARRGESDMASAVQKIKLSPSRDIPFNKLVLSQSNVRRVKAGVSIEQLAESIAQRTLLQSLSVRAVVDADGQETGMFEVPAGGRRYRALELLVKQKRMAKTQPVPCVVRDGGIAEDDSLAENDERIGLHPLDQFRAFQSLRDGGMSEEDIAARHFVSPAIVKQRLRLASVSPKLHEVYADDGMTLEQLMAFSVTADQARQEQVWDNVSSSGYDEPYQIRRMLTENTVRASDRRPQFIGLDVYEQAGGTVMRDLFEHDDGGWLQNVPLLDRLVTEKLKAEAGTIAAEGWKWIAVAVDFPYGHTNGLREIEGEPADLTGEERATLDALNAEYAKIEADYQDADELPDAIDQRLGEIEAARSVFEARSLVYDPAEIARAGVFVSIDAEGLLSIARGYLRPEDEALAGVEPESEVRDDGETDDASTSNGPVQRAVITVGGSPVESVDEDEDDTIKPLPDRLVTELTAHRTLALRNALANDPAVAFQAVLHNFALATFYRFASSSGCLEIAIRTPIFPAQAPGLKESASAEAIDIRHDGWKARLPKDERDLWDALAAFDEKEQAALFAHCASSAVNALHEPANRYNEGRVSVHSVRQRLGQADVLARSVGLDLVAAGWKPTVDNYLGRVTKPRILEAVREAKGEQSVQLIDHLKKGDMAREAERLLEGTGWLPEPLRLDEVGAVGEPAADPEALPEFLAAGEDEADTEADDERPHIIAAE from the coding sequence ATGCTCGTGACGGGTTGGAGGTCGAGAGAGAGTCTTTCGGCCGCCCGTCGTGGAGAATCCGACATGGCAAGCGCCGTTCAGAAGATTAAACTCAGTCCCTCCCGGGATATTCCCTTCAACAAGCTGGTCTTGAGCCAGTCCAACGTCCGGCGCGTGAAGGCTGGCGTCTCGATCGAGCAACTGGCAGAGAGCATCGCTCAGCGCACGCTGCTACAAAGCCTGAGCGTTCGTGCCGTCGTCGATGCCGACGGCCAGGAGACCGGTATGTTCGAGGTGCCCGCGGGCGGACGCCGCTACCGCGCGCTCGAACTGCTGGTCAAGCAGAAGCGTATGGCGAAGACGCAACCTGTCCCCTGCGTCGTCCGGGATGGCGGCATCGCCGAGGACGATTCCCTCGCCGAAAATGACGAGCGGATCGGCCTGCATCCGCTCGATCAGTTCCGCGCGTTTCAAAGTTTGCGCGACGGTGGCATGAGCGAAGAGGACATCGCCGCGCGGCACTTCGTCTCGCCGGCGATCGTCAAGCAGCGCCTGCGTCTGGCGTCGGTGTCCCCGAAGCTGCATGAGGTTTATGCCGACGACGGCATGACACTTGAGCAACTCATGGCGTTCTCGGTTACGGCCGACCAGGCGCGACAGGAGCAGGTCTGGGACAATGTCAGCAGCTCCGGCTACGACGAGCCGTATCAGATCCGGCGGATGCTGACGGAGAACACCGTCCGCGCTTCCGATCGTCGCCCCCAGTTTATCGGGCTGGATGTCTACGAGCAGGCCGGCGGCACTGTCATGCGGGATCTGTTCGAACACGACGACGGCGGCTGGTTGCAGAATGTACCACTACTCGATCGTCTCGTCACCGAGAAGCTGAAGGCCGAGGCCGGGACGATCGCGGCCGAAGGCTGGAAGTGGATCGCGGTGGCGGTCGATTTCCCCTACGGCCACACCAACGGCTTGCGCGAGATTGAGGGCGAACCGGCTGATCTCACAGGGGAGGAGCGGGCGACGCTTGACGCCCTCAACGCCGAGTACGCCAAGATCGAGGCGGATTACCAGGACGCCGACGAACTGCCGGATGCGATCGATCAGCGTCTCGGAGAAATCGAAGCGGCGCGGTCAGTCTTCGAAGCCCGATCGCTTGTCTACGATCCGGCAGAGATCGCCCGCGCCGGCGTCTTCGTCAGCATCGATGCCGAGGGTTTGCTGTCGATCGCCCGTGGTTACCTGCGGCCGGAGGATGAAGCGCTCGCCGGCGTCGAGCCCGAGAGCGAAGTACGGGACGACGGAGAGACCGACGACGCATCAACGAGCAATGGCCCGGTCCAGCGTGCCGTCATCACGGTCGGCGGCTCGCCGGTCGAATCTGTTGATGAGGACGAAGACGACACGATCAAGCCGCTGCCGGACCGGCTCGTCACCGAGCTGACCGCACATCGCACACTAGCGTTGCGCAATGCGCTGGCAAACGATCCGGCCGTCGCCTTCCAGGCGGTCCTGCACAATTTCGCGCTGGCGACGTTCTATCGCTTCGCGTCGTCGAGCGGCTGCCTCGAGATCGCGATTCGCACGCCCATATTCCCGGCGCAAGCGCCGGGTCTGAAGGAGAGCGCTTCGGCGGAAGCCATCGACATCAGGCACGATGGCTGGAAAGCCCGCCTGCCCAAGGATGAACGCGACCTATGGGACGCTCTCGCGGCATTTGACGAGAAGGAGCAGGCCGCGCTGTTCGCGCATTGCGCGTCATCTGCGGTCAACGCGCTCCATGAGCCTGCCAACCGCTATAATGAAGGCCGTGTCTCCGTGCATAGTGTCCGCCAACGGCTCGGCCAGGCCGATGTCCTGGCTCGTTCCGTCGGACTCGACTTGGTGGCAGCTGGCTGGAAGCCGACCGTCGATAACTATCTCGGCCGCGTCACCAAGCCCCGCATTCTCGAAGCGGTGCGCGAGGCCAAGGGCGAGCAATCGGTGCAGCTCATCGACCACCTCAAGAAAGGCGACATGGCCCGAGAGGCCGAGCGGCTGCTCGAGGGGACCGGATGGTTGCCTGAACCACTTCGTCTCGATGAGGTGGGCGCGGTAGGAGAGCCCGCTGCAGATCCCGAGGCGTTACCGGAATTCCTCGCGGCCGGCGAGGACGAAGCTGACACCGAGGCCGACGACGAACGGCCGCACATCATTGCGGCAGAATAA
- a CDS encoding antirestriction protein ArdC (product_source=COG4227; cog=COG4227; pfam=PF08401,PF18818): MSRHPTQARAGNGRASLYNEITDKIIAELEAGRIPWVQPWGTAAIKAPLAMPRNAATQRGYSGINVLILWGAVIEHGFSGQSWLTFRQALGLGGHVRKGERGTTVVYADRFTPDDERRRAAEAGEEPGAIPFLKRFTVFNTDQCDGLPEEVAASVVPPPPGQIEPRAEALIAATGADFRIGGARAYYNPAGDFVQVPPPAAYFEPINWHRTAFHELGHWTGHASRLNRDHSGSFGSNSYAREELVAEMAGAFVCASLGILPTVRHADYIGSWLEVLGEDNRAVVRSASAASKAADLLLGFLTQAIDSGAAGNEEAA; the protein is encoded by the coding sequence ATGTCTAGACACCCCACACAGGCCCGTGCCGGCAACGGCCGCGCGAGCCTTTACAACGAAATCACCGACAAGATCATCGCCGAGCTGGAGGCCGGCCGTATCCCCTGGGTGCAGCCATGGGGGACGGCGGCGATCAAGGCGCCCCTCGCGATGCCGCGCAACGCTGCCACGCAGCGCGGATACTCCGGAATCAACGTGTTGATCCTGTGGGGCGCCGTCATCGAGCACGGCTTCTCCGGACAGAGCTGGCTGACCTTTCGCCAGGCACTCGGGCTCGGCGGCCATGTCAGGAAGGGCGAGCGGGGAACGACCGTTGTCTATGCCGATCGCTTCACGCCGGACGACGAACGTCGGCGCGCCGCGGAAGCCGGCGAGGAGCCAGGCGCGATTCCGTTTCTCAAGCGCTTTACCGTCTTCAACACCGACCAGTGCGATGGCTTGCCCGAGGAGGTCGCCGCTTCGGTCGTCCCGCCGCCACCAGGCCAGATTGAGCCCCGAGCGGAGGCTTTGATTGCCGCCACCGGTGCGGATTTTCGCATCGGCGGTGCGCGCGCCTATTACAACCCGGCGGGCGATTTCGTGCAGGTGCCACCGCCCGCGGCTTATTTCGAACCGATCAATTGGCACCGGACCGCATTCCATGAGCTCGGTCATTGGACCGGTCATGCATCCCGCCTTAACCGCGATCACTCGGGTTCATTCGGCTCTAACTCCTACGCCCGTGAGGAACTGGTTGCAGAGATGGCGGGTGCATTCGTCTGCGCCTCGCTCGGCATCTTGCCGACCGTGCGCCACGCCGACTACATCGGTTCCTGGCTGGAGGTGCTGGGGGAGGATAATCGCGCGGTCGTACGCTCCGCGAGCGCGGCATCGAAGGCCGCCGATCTCCTGCTCGGCTTCTTGACGCAGGCAATCGACTCCGGCGCCGCGGGAAATGAGGAGGCCGCGTGA
- a CDS encoding bifunctional non-homologous end joining protein LigD (product_source=KO:K01971; cath_funfam=3.30.470.30; cog=COG1793; ko=KO:K01971; pfam=PF01068,PF04679; superfamily=50249,56091; tigrfam=TIGR02779), whose protein sequence is MAKRTQTRFIARTIEGAQAAAQIPGFIKPQLATLRTRAPSGDGWLHEVKFDGYRIQAHLNKGRVTLYTRSGLDWTTRFVGIAASFDIPVEHAIFDGEIVVSVDGRPNFSELQADLAEGRQDRFSYYLFDLLYLEGFDLRKSPQVERKRVLKGLFDETKLSSPIFYSEHFEIDGNEMFKHLCEQKMEGLISKKAQAPYRSERGEAWLKIKCVVRDNFAIVGFVEDPAGIAALHLARREGKDLVYVGKVGTGFTRKSSLEIRKKLDAIMSPKSRLVKTPRLKATWVEPKLLAEVEYRDITSEGYLRHSAFKGLK, encoded by the coding sequence ATGGCAAAGCGAACCCAAACCCGGTTCATCGCGAGGACGATCGAGGGGGCCCAAGCTGCGGCGCAGATCCCGGGATTCATCAAGCCGCAGCTGGCCACGCTGAGAACCAGAGCACCGTCGGGCGACGGCTGGCTGCACGAAGTGAAGTTCGACGGCTACCGCATTCAGGCTCATTTGAACAAAGGCAGGGTTACGCTCTACACGCGGAGCGGACTGGATTGGACAACGCGTTTTGTGGGCATCGCTGCGTCGTTCGATATTCCTGTCGAGCACGCAATTTTTGACGGCGAGATTGTTGTGAGCGTCGACGGCCGACCGAACTTTTCAGAGCTTCAGGCAGACCTCGCCGAGGGACGCCAGGATCGGTTTTCCTACTATCTGTTTGATCTGCTCTATCTCGAAGGATTCGATTTGCGCAAGAGCCCGCAGGTGGAGCGCAAAAGGGTATTGAAGGGTCTCTTTGATGAGACAAAGCTCTCGAGCCCGATATTCTACAGCGAGCATTTCGAGATCGATGGCAACGAGATGTTCAAGCATTTGTGTGAACAAAAGATGGAAGGGCTCATCTCCAAAAAGGCCCAGGCGCCGTATCGCTCCGAAAGGGGCGAAGCCTGGTTGAAAATCAAGTGCGTTGTTCGAGACAACTTCGCGATTGTTGGTTTTGTTGAGGATCCCGCCGGAATAGCAGCGCTGCACCTCGCCAGGCGGGAAGGCAAAGACCTGGTCTATGTCGGCAAGGTCGGCACGGGCTTTACCCGAAAATCGTCGTTGGAAATCCGCAAAAAGCTGGATGCGATTATGAGCCCGAAGTCCAGGCTTGTTAAAACCCCGCGGCTCAAGGCGACGTGGGTGGAGCCGAAGCTTTTGGCCGAAGTCGAGTATCGAGACATAACGTCCGAAGGATATCTGCGGCACAGTGCGTTCAAAGGACTGAAATAG